One Numida meleagris isolate 19003 breed g44 Domestic line unplaced genomic scaffold, NumMel1.0 unplaced_Scaffold296, whole genome shotgun sequence genomic window, NNNNNNNNNNNNNNNNNNNNNNNNNNNNNNNNNNNNNNNNNNNNNNNNNNNNNNNNNNNNNNNNNNNNNNNNNNNNNNNNNNNNNNNNNNNNNNNNNNNNNNNNNNNNNNNNNNNNNNNNNNNNNNNNNNNNNNNNNNNNNNNNNNNNNNNNNNNNNNNNNNNNNNNNNNNNNNNNNNNNNNNNNNNNNNNNNNNNNNNNNNNNNNNNNNNNNNNNNNNNNNNNNNNNNNNNNNNNNNNNNNNNNNNNNNNNNNNNNNNNNNNNNNNNNNNNNNNNNNNNNNNNNNNNNNNNNNNNNNNNNNNNNNNNNNNNNNNNNNNNNNNNNNNNNNNNNNNNNNNNNNNNNNNNNNNNNNNNNNNNNNNNNNNNNNNNNNNNNNNNNNNNNNNNNNNNNNNNNNNNNNNNNNNNNNNNNNNNNNNNNNNNNNNNNNNNNNNNNNNNNNNNNNNNNNNNNNNNNNNNNNNNNNNNNNNNNNNNNNNNNNNNNNNNNNNNNNNNNNNNNNNNNNNNNNNNNNNNNNNNNNNNNNNNNNNNNNNNNNNNNNNNNNNNNNNNNNNNNNNNNNNNNNNNNNNNNNNNNNNNNNNNNNNNNNNNNNNNNNNNNNNNNNNNNNNNNNNNNNNNNNNNNNNNNNNNNNNNNNNNNNNNNNNNNNNNNNNNNNNNNNNNNNNNNNNNNNNNNNNNNNNNNNNNNNNNNNNNNNNNNNNNNNNNNNNNNNNNNNNNNNNNNNNNNNNNNNNNNNNNNNNNNNNNNNNNNNNNNNNNNNNNNNNNNNNNNNNNNNNNNNNNNNNNNNNNNNNNNNNNNNNNNNNNNNNNNNNNNNNNNNNNNNNNGGGGGGGCGGTCCCGATCCCCTTCTGCGCGGCATTGCTGCGCCcggagccagccctgctccggCTGCTGGCTGCGATCCGTGTTTTCttggcagagaggaggaggaatgtGTTTCAGTTTGAGTTTCTTGGCAAGAGGCGGCCGGGGAAGATTCCCTCCATCCCGCCTGCGCCCTGCGCTCAGATTTATGCCCATGGGCTGCGACTTGGGTGggccgcggcggcggcgcgcGGCGTTGGGGAGGGGAGCacggcggcggggagggggggggggatgaTGGGATGGATCCCATTGGCTCCTCGTgtccccccggccccgctctgGATTCcccaggctgggggctgctggggtgCGGAGGGGTCCCCCCAGGCCCCACGGGGAgcatcctgcagctgggggCCCCCATCGCCCCCACATTGGTTTGTCCTCTGAAGCCCTCCCCACTGCCCAgactgggggggagggggtgtcCTGTGACCCCCCCCTTGCTGTAcccatggggtggggggggcagcAGGGACCAGAGCCCACTGAGCTCCCAGCCCTCCGTGCAGGGCATGGCGCATGACGCtggcagttatggggcagcaGGGATGTGATTTGCGACGTGCCTGCGTGCCCCCCGTGTGCACTTGGGATGCGTGTGCCCACATCGGCTCCGTGCGTGCTCGTGCAAATCTGTGCACACACGTATGTATCCTGTGTGTGTCCTGTGTGCTGTGTTCTGTTGCACATGTACTCTGCAGGACAGGGTGTGCTGGGGGGCTGTGCACGTGCTGTTGTGTTGCACAGGCGTGATGTGACACGCACGCACGTGGGCTCGGTGTGGTGGTCTCTCTGTGAACACCACACCCCCCCAGCTGCCCTAGGGGGATGGTGTGAGGGGGTCTCGTGACCCCCTGTGCTCcgagctgtgccaggggaagcAAAGTGTCCCGAGTGCCTCACCCTGTGTCCCCCCACCCcaggtgcaggagctgcagaagtgcCAGGAGGGATCCAGCACCGTTGTACCCTGACGAGACCCGAGTGCTCTTCATGCAGGCGGAAGCCCGGGGACCAATGTGACACAGGTGCACATgtgtacatgtatgtatatgctCGTGTGTGCAAATGTGGTTGCACTTGCATGTGAACACGCTCACGTGCATGCAGAGATCTGTGCATCCGTGTGAGCGCGCAGATCTGCATTTGCATCTGCACACGTGAGAATGCAGGTATTCATGTGTGCAGATGGCTACACGTTTGTGTGCGTATGTGCAAACGTGTTCATGCACCTGCACGTGTCTGCACACATGTGTACTGGGGGAATCTGTGCTTGACTCCACAAGACACATTTTTTGAGGAACTCTCACCCTCTCTTTGCCAGATGCTGCACCTGGGGTAGGGGCAAGATGAGGGGCGtcccctggagctgctcccccCATCCGTGCTGCACGGCACGGGCGCAGCACACAGGTAAGAGCCCTCTGTCCTTCCCCCATCTCCTCTCTATCCTCCTCCTATCTTTCCCTttgctgcccccagccccaccaccgtgctgccctgctggcccCCCCTCCATTCTTCCTGCCTGACACTCTCACAAAGCCCCTAGACAAGCTTTCAAAGGGGCAACTCATGCGGAAGAATCGCTGCCCCCCTCACCCCTGTGCTCCCAACGCAACCCAGCTCTTTCCCAGCAGGGTGAGGGGCTCCCGCTCCCCCAGCCCCCTTGTTTGGGGCAATTCCTCCACGGGGGAGGCGGAGGGGGCCTTGTTTCCAGTGCCACCCACGTGCGCCTGTTCTCCCGCTCCTTGGTTGTTTCTCCTGTAAGCCCATGGGGGTCCTGGGGCAGGACGGTGCggatggagctgtgggctgggagctggtgcTGAGGCCATGGGTGGAAACGGGGCCCAGGCTCCAGGCAGGGCTGAGCCCCATGGGCTGCGTAGGTGGGACCAGGCAGGGTTTGGCCCGCGGGCAGGGTGGGGAGCCacgggcagggcagggctgggtgcgATCTGCAGCCGTGATGCCAGCCTGGGTCCTTTGGCCAAGAGTGGCTCCATCGTCTGTGCCTTCGATTCCCGTTGCAGCCATCAGGCCTTGCGATTTTTACAGGTTGGGAACTGGGGGATTTTTAAGGCCCCTTCCGTCCAAATCTGTACCAGCAAGGGAGGGATGCGGGCTCTGGGTGCTGCCCTCCCCcggcagcagcccctgctccctTCCGGGTGCACACCGTGAGCCCCAGCCGTGCTTGACGCCTGTGCCCCATGCAGAaagctgccccatcccaggggGCGAGAAGCCCTGAGGGCGAGGGGCTCTCAGGAATAAAGggctgctcccccagcccctggGACTTTGAGCTGGGCACAGAGGGCAGTGTGTAGGCAGGGCAGGCGGGCAGGGTGCGGGGCCTGGTGGGGAGGCCCCGCTCTGCGGGGCGCTGCGGCCTGGTCGGGATGCGGCCTGTGCGGCCCCGAGGCCCGGGCGTTGCCTGCGCGGCGCTGCGGCGCCCCCTGCGGGCACTGTGCCTACGCAAGGCCGGGGCTTTGCCCGCCGTTCTCCGCAGGCCTCGACCGGCGTCGGCCCCTCGGCGAGGAGCAGATGCGGCCCTGAGGGCTGGGCAAGCCCCGCTGCGCTATGTTCAACCCCGTCACGCCCCCGGCCCCCGGCTTTCCCGAGCACTGCTGCCCGCGGCCGCTGCATGGACCCTCTGCAGGCGCACCCGGGCTGCAAGGTCGGTCGCAGCCCCATCATTGTGGGCAGTGCCTGGGATGGGCACGTGCCTTCAGTTGGAGTCTTGGTGCTCAGGGACGTGCTGGAATCTCCTCTCCCCCTCATGCCCTTCgccctttctttccctccctcccactcCAGGACTCGATTTCCCAGTGTGCCATCAGCCCAACCTTGCCGGCAGCCACCATGGCTATGGGCTGGTGCCCGGCACTGAGCACTCGGGTGGTGCTGATGGTAAGTCCCTTCTCCTGGGGAACGTGAGGCAGGCGGGGGGTTAATGAGGGGTTTGGGCATCTCCTAGGGATGTTGCCAGCGGtgctgagagggctggagccACTGGGGCTTTAGGGACTTCTCCTGCAACAGAGTTGTTTCTATCAATAGGGAAATCTGTGTTGGCTCACACAGGGGCAGGTGTTGGCCAAGAGGACTGGGCACTTTTCTTGAGCTGGTATAGGTTGTAGAAAGGAGCTGGTGTGTGTCAAGGGCTTCAGATACCCCCTAGGGTTTGTGGCAGGGAGGAGGGATGCTTCTGAGCTTTGCCACAGTCTGGAGCCAGCAGCCAGCGCACTCCGGGTGCTCCTCCAGGCTCCGAAGCACCAGGCTTGTGTCCTTGGGGGTTGCCTCACTGGCTTCAGCCTTCCAGGACCCATTCTAAGAGGACTGCCCCTCACTCTCTGCCACCGTCTCAGGCTCGCGGTTCTCAACACCCCGTGGTGCAGGCAAGCTGGGCAAGAAGCGGGCACTGTCCATCTCACCCCTGTCAGACTCTAGTGTTGACCTGCAGACGGTGATCCGCACCTCTCCCAACTCCCTCGTTGCCTTCATCAACTCCCGTTGCGCTTCCGCCAGTGGCTCCTATGGTCACCTCTCCATCAGCACCATCAGGTGGGCACCAGACTTCCACCCACTGGCATGCAGACGGGCTCTGAGTACAGGAACTGTACAGTTCTCAGTACAGCTGTTGCCCAGCGTGGGGAATGCCAACGCCCAAAGTGTTATCCCGGAGTGGGAGGGCAATTAGGGCTGGTGTGCTCCTAGGGCAGGAGTTGCTGGGAGCTCAGATCCCTGGCTAAACTCCTGTCCTCTGCTGGTGTTACTTGCTTATTCCTTTTGCTCTTTGCAGTCCATCGCTGGGGTACCAGAACTCTCCGGGGCAGCAGAAGGGCCAAGGGCAACTGTTCAGCCACACTCCACCCCTGCCACCGTGTAGCTCCCACGAAACCCTGTCCTCCCGCCCAGGGCTCCTGCATCACGCCCCAGCTCGTGGGACCCTTAAACACTGCCAGGTATGGGGCCGCAGGGATGCCGTGCATCCCATAGAATGGGTGGGCATCCCACTGCTGACTGCTTTGCAATTTCCCCCTGCCACTGCAGCAGCTAAAGTTGGAGAGGAGCCTGAGTAGCCCTCTGATGGCCAAATACCCAGAGGAGAAATCTGAGGGTGACGTCTCCAGTCCGGCCTCCACCGGCACACAGGTACTCCCCAGGACTGGGGACTCCCccgctcccagcagctccatgctctCCCCTCTGCCCCTCCCAGTAACAGGGAAGACACAGAGTCATGCCCTGGAGTTCTCACCTGGCCATGCTCCTCCAGGACCCCTTGCTGGGGATGCTCAGTGTGCGGGAAGATCTGGAGAAGGAGGATGGGAAACCTGAGTCTGAGACCGTCTATGAAACAAATTGCTACTGGGATGGCTGTGCCAAGGAATTTGACACgcaggagcagctggtgcaTGTGAGTTAGGTCCTACCTGGGCAACCCAAGTCCCCGAGCCTGTGCTCAGGACGACATCCCACCGTGTCAACCCATCGCTCCTGCTCAGACTGCCCAGTCTTGGGCTGAACCTCTGCCTCTCCCCACCACTTCTAGAACTCACCACACGGGTGAGCGGTGTTGGAAGGGAGGGAGATGCATCCTCCTCTTCACCTGGGCGAGTTCTTTGTGATCTTCCCATACCGTGTGCCAAGGGAGaccacccagcctggccttcctCAGCCCTGGGCCAGCTCTCCTGAAGCTCTGGTGCCTCCAAACTTCCCGCTTTCCTCTCTGTGTCTCCCTTCAGACACTCCAAATCTCCTGTATCGCCATGATCCCTATATCTTCTCTTGGCCTCCCCCACATAGCCCCCAGCCATTTCCAGTATCCCCTGCTTCCTCCAGACACCAGCTGACCGCTCTGTATCCCTCCCGCATCCTGCGTCTCCCCCAGCTGTCCCACTCCCTCCGTATCCTCATTTTCCCACGTTTCCTCTTAAAATACCCCTATCCCCCTGACACTTGGTGCCCTCCCCCGTGCCCCTCGTGattccctcttctccccagcACATCAACAACGAGCACATCCACGGGGAGAAGAAGGAGTTCGTGTGCCACTGGGCGGCGTGTTCCCGGGAGCAGAGGCCCTTCAAGGCTCAGTACATGCTGGTGGTGCACATGCGGCGTCACACGGGCGAGAAGCCTCACAAGTGCACGGTGAGATGGAGCGGGGTCTTACACGAAGCCcgggctgagctgtggggccTGGCATCAGGCAGAGCTGAGTGGGCAGGGTGGTGTATGGCACTGAAGGGGGCTTGGGGGGGCGGAAAATGAGGTGGGGTAGGTGGGGTGGTCAGTAGCGTGGTAGCACACGGTGCAGCGTGGCCCACACATGGGACAGGGCAGAGTCCTGTGCTCagtggcatggcacagctgcatgcagagcCAAGAGGTGTGCAGCAGGTACGGCGTGGTGCATAGCGAGGTGGCACGGCGCAGCTCGGAAGGGTGGAGGGGCCGATGTGCTGCGGCCACGTGGTGTGCAGGGTCTGCTGAAGTTTGTGGCGTGTTTTGCTCTGCTCGCCCGCGCAGTTCGAGGGCTGCAACAAAGCGTACTCGCGCCTGGAGAACCTCAAGACGCATCTGCGCTCCCACACGGGGGAGAAACCCTACGTGTGTGAACACGAGGGTTGTAACAAGGCCTTCTCCAATGCTTCCGACCGGGCCAAGCATCAAAACCGCACCCACTCCAATGAGGTACATATGGGGCTCGACGACCCTTCGGGTTCCCCTTGGGCCACTCTGTTGGTCCCGGGGACTTTTTCCCTGTGCCCCAATTCCCTCCTCGCCCACTGTAACAGATCCCcaagcttttttcttcctaggtTAGCCACCGGGGTCCCTTTATCCCTGCCCCACGCAGTGGAGCTCTGTCCTTACATTCTTCCTCAGGGCTCCTCATGACCTCCTCTGAGGCCCCACAAGGGGATTCATTCTCTGTCCTTCCCACCCTCGGTTTCCTCAGATCTCCTGGAGGGGATGAGCGAGGGGTTCTGGTGCTTTGTTGGGAGGAGTCTGGAATGGAACGAAATGGAATGGAACGGTTCcactggaagggaccttcaaggCTCATCTTGTCCAACCGATCCAACCCCCTCCTTCCACCTTTCTTCCCCCACAGAAGCCGTACATCTGCAAGATCCCGGGCTGCACCAAGCGCTACACGGACCCCAGCTCCCTGCGCAAACACGTGAAGACGGTGCACGGCCCCGATGCCCACGTCACCAAGAAGCACCGGGGCAGTGTGGTGCCGGGCCACGCGCTGCCTGCTGCCGGTGCCCCCCCGGACatgaagcaggagaaaaacactAACGGCCCCAGTGAGATCCGGAAGGATGACAGCAAGCTGTTGGTGCCTGACTTGGCCTCGGTGAGGAGCCAGGGGGTGGAGCTGGAGGAGTCTGTTTGCATCCCAGTTTGTATTAGTGGATATGTgacccctcttttttttccctgtgtccCCCCCAGAAGCCACAGCCCAGCCCCGGCGGGCAGTCATCGTGCAGCAGTGACCGCTCCCCCCTCGGCAGCACCACCAACAATGACAGCGGTGTGGAGATGACGGGCAACACGGGTGGCAGCTACGAGGATCTGTCCACGCTGGAGGATGTGGTGCCTGGGGAGCCCATGGGCACCTCGGGGCTGATGGCTCTCCAGAAGCTCGAGAACCTTCGCATTGACAAACTGAAGCAGATGAGGAAGCCGTCGGCTCCCAAGGGCCTGAGTCTGCCAGCCATCCCCGGAGCCGGTGAGACCGCCTGGATGTGGGGCAGCCCATGGGCACTGCGTTGTGCAGCCAGCGAGGTGCTGGCACGCACTGGGGGCCGTGCCCCATCCTGTACTCAAATCCACGTCCTGTCCTAGAGGCGCTGGCCGTGGAGGAGGCTGCATGGCGATGCTGGATGTGTAACCCCAATTCTCTTCCAGGTCTGCCCGGGGACGTGCCCGGGATGTGCGTGCCGCCACCGGCTGCCACCCAGCGCCGCGTCACGGAGCTGTCGGCGGCAGAGCTGGCCGTCCCGCCGAGCGAGCGCCgcagcagtgccaccagcacCGTCAGCTCGGCCTACACCGTCAGCCGCCGCTCCTCCGTCGCGTCCCCGTACCTGGTGGGGCCGAGCCTGGGCAGCGAAACGGGGACCGTGCCCGGAGCGACGGGACGGGCGGATGGCTACGACTGCATCTCTCCGGACGAGCTGCCACGCTCCAGCAATGCCGGTCACTGCGGAGCGCTGCCGGGCGTGGGCAGCCTCACCCCGGCCCAGCGCTACCGTCTCAAAGCCAAATACGCCGCAGCCACGGGTGGGCCACCCCCGACCCCGCTGCCCAGCGTGGAGCCGCTGAGCATGGGCGGCCACGGCAGCTTGCCGGGGGACTACCTCGAGCCGGCCGTGCCCTCCTTCTTTGCGAACGGTTTGCTGCGAAGGCACAGCTCCAACGACCACCACGTGGGCAGCCTTCACCCTCACCTGGTGCCTGGGAACGGTGTGCGGAGGGCCAGCGACCCGGCCCGGACTGCAGCCAACCCTCACGCTGTGCCCAAGGTGCAGCGTTTTAAAAGCATGGGGAACATGAACGCGCCGGGAGcgagcagagctgccctgcagcccctgggtgCTTCTGATGCCAACCTCCAGCGCCGTGTCTTCTCCCCGCACCCACCCAGCAtcagtgaaaatgttttcttggaGAGTGTGAACGTGGAGGGCCCTGGACCTGGCGCGGAGTCTGGCTTGCTGGAAATGGACCCGTTCTTGAACTACCCCGAGGAAAGCTTCCCGTGCCAGGGGGCCGGCGTGCAGCTGCAGTGCGAGGGTCTGTACGGCAGCGCTCAGCGGACCCCGGGGGGGGGGATGCAGCTGAACCCAGGTGGGCACGGGGAGATGGAGGAGGGACTGCTGCAGCCTGAGTTCTCCCTCCCGCAGTGCCAGATGAACCAGCACTTCCCCAGCCTGCGTGCTGGCAGCGGGACCGTGCTGCCTCCGTGGGAGGAACCCCCCCAAAGCAATCATCTGGAGATGAGCTCGGGGCAGCCAAGCGTCGGTGCCATGGCTGAGACGCACGGCCACCGTCACCCCGCTCTGTACTCGCCACCCAGCCATTGCGTGCAGCACCCCAAGCTGATGGGCGCGTGCCAGGACGGTGGGTTTTCCGAGGGGCACCGGTTGAACCGGCTGCAGATCAAATCTGAGCAGCGGTACTCGGCGCCCGCCCCGGCCCTCGCTCCGTGCCAGAACGCCAAACCCACGCAGCCGCCCGCGTTCGGCCAAGCCGTGAGCGGGTACCAGGCGGAGGAGCAGGCGCCCAGCGGCTACGTGGGGGTGCTGAGCCCACGGGGGAGGAGAGCCCACACCCCCACTTCGCAGGCCAAAGAGGTGATGGTCCGCAGCTACGTGCAGGCGCAGCAGGCTCTGATGTGGGGAGAGCCCCCCAAGGGGGGTGACGCCGGCATGGGGCTGGGCACTGAGCCCGGGCAGTACCAGGGCCCGCATGCACCGCCGTACCTCGGCCCCAAGTACTCTGGTTACCAGCCCAAAGCCAATCACCTGCAGGGGCTGGTGGAGACCCCCCACCTCCTGAGCCCCCCGTGCTTTAACCCTGAAATGGTGCCACATCCCCCCAGCGGCGCGAAGCCACCGGGCCACCAGAACAGCATGGGCTACGGGGGCAACCTGGCAGAACCCAACCCCTCCTACGAAGCAGCAGGTGCCAGCCCCCAGCGCGGGCTGCGCTTGCCCCCAGTCCACCCTGCCCCCGAAGTTCCCGGCGACGCGCTGCTGTGCTACCCGGGCCAGGTGGGCAAAGGCAGCCACAAGATGCAGGGTGCTGCGAGCTGCGGGGGTCCCGGGCACTGCTCCGGGAGCCTGGGGGGCATCAAAGCCAGCTCTTGCTTCTACCCAGACTCTGGGCAGCAGGCGTTCAACAGCCTGGACTCGCTGGACCTGGAGAACACGCACCTGGACTTTGCTGCCATCGTGGAGGATGCAGAGAGCCCCGCGCTCCTGCCcggcccccccagccccgctgggGGTCTCCTGCTGCCGGCGCCCGGCGGTGCCAACATGGCTGTGGGCGACATGAGCTCCATGCTGAGCACTTTGGCTGGGGAGAGCCACTTCCTCAACTCCCTGTCCTGAGCGGGGGGCACCCGGCCCGCAGGTGGGATGTCTGCACGGCCCCAGGTGTGGGGGGGCAAAGTGCCTTTGGGGAGAGGCATGGGGTCTCCCGGGTGTGtggcctgggggggggggacacccCGCAGCCCTCCTTGGTCTGGGGATGCCATGCTTCTATGGGGGGGGTGTTGCTGGGTGTGACACAGCCCCTCTGAGCCCTCTGGACGAGGCAGACCTACGCAGCCACAGTGTTGAAACCAAAGAGCTCCACGCCCCCCACCCCTGCAGGNNNNNNNNNNNNNNNNNNNNNNNNNNNNNNNNNNNNNNNNNNNNNNNNNNNNNNNNNNNNNNNNNNNNNNNNNNNNNNNNNNNNNNNNNNNNNNNNNNNNNNNNNNNNNNNNNNNNNNNNNNNNNNNNNNNNNNNNNNNNNNNNNNNNNNNNNNNNNNNNNNNNNNNNNNNNNNNNNNNNNNNNNNNNNNNNNNNNNNNNNNNNNNNNNNNNNNNNNNNNNNNNNNNNNNNNNNNNNNNNNNNNNNNNNNNNNNNNNNNNNNNNNNNNNNNNNNNNNNNNNNNNNNNNNNNNNNNNNNNNNNNNNNNNNNNNNNNCCGCCCGCCCGCCCCATTAAACCCTTTCTCAGGGGAACCGCGTGCCTCCAGccctgcatccctgcatccctgctgccccCACTTCAGATCACGATCCCTGCAGTGCCCTTCGGGGAGGGGGCTCCAGTTCCTACTGTGGTGGGGGGGACAGGGGGAAAGGGCAATCTGCCCACGTTGCGCACCCGTCGGCCCCGTAGAACAGCGCCGGGGAAGCCCCCCCGACACGCGGGGATCGGCCTCGGGATGGGGCTCAGCTCCGCTCCGCGTAGCGCGGCTCGGGGCCGCCGCCCGGTGCCCGAATGCCGCATCGCAGCCACAACGCGGCGGGAGCGACGGAGGACAccaccggggggggggggggcggggtCTGTGAGGCTGTGGAGCGTAACTGGGAGCGCTGGGAGCACCCCGGGGCGCCCTGAAATAAATTGGGGGGGGTGCTTAGCGTCGTATAGGGAGCACTGCGGAGCATTTAGGTGCCTCTTAGAGCACAGCGAGGGGCTCTGGGAGCGGTACGGGATGCCCAGGACACGGGGGGGGGGTGATTGGAGTCCTATAGGGCAGAGTGGGAAGGCTCCAGGGCACCTTTACGGAGCACTGAGGAGCTCGGGGAGTATTCTGGGATGCCCTAGGGTGCACGGAGGGGTGCATGGAGTCCTCTAGGGCACCCCACAGAGCACGCTGAGGAGCTCTGGGAGCACCCCGAGGTGCTCCAGGGTTCGGTTTGGGGTCCGTGGAGTCCTGTGGGGCGCCGCACGGAACGCCGCTGTGCTCCGGGAGCGCCTCGGGGTGCCCTGAGGTGCGCGGGGGGCCGTGGGAGGACACCGGACCCGGCAGCGAATGGGTTAACGGGGCGGGGCTCCGGGTGGGAGGGGCGAAGGAGGTGACGCACGACGTCGGGCCCCGCCCCGGAAGTGAGCTCCGCGGCTGTGGCGGGCGGGCGGAAGGCGGAAGTGAGGAGCGTGAGGAACCCGGGGGGGGGCGGGAGGAGGCGGTGGACCCCCCCCCGCGCCGGCACCGGTGAGCGCGGCCCCGGTGGGCGGCGGCATCGCGGGGTCCCCGGTTCCTCCCTCGACCGCCGCACGCGGCCGCCGTTCCTCCTCCGGTCCCCCCCTCGGTGCCCTCGGGCCTCCCCCACCCGGagcccccctccctccccccgcTCTCAGCCTAACCCGGGGGTGGTCCCGCGGCGCTGACCCCGCTCCCGGTTGCAGGCACGGGGACGGCGGCGGCGATGGCGGTGACATAGGCCCCGGGCCGCCGCCATGGCTCAGCCCCCACCGGAGGCCGAGGGGGGCGGCGGTAGCCGGGAGCGCTCAGCCCGGAGCCCCCCGCGCAGCGCCGCCTGGAACGGGGGCTGCGGTCCGGAGCCGCCCTTCGCTCCCGAAGACGACGGCAACGAGGAAGGCGACGGGGACGGCGCTTCGGCCCCCGACGGGCCCGGTCCCTGCGGCTGCCGGGGGGAGCGAGCGGCCCCCAGGGCTCCCCCGTTACGGGACGGCTCCTGCCGTATCGGCTGCCGCCGGCGTACCGAGCCCGGCCCCGAGGAGGGCGACGAGGACCCGGGGAAGGGGACCCGGAAGCTACGGAGGAGGCAGCGGCCGCGCTCTGCCCcgaaggagaaggaggagggcGGCGGCCGGGGGCAGCGGAGCGGCGGGGCCCGGCTGAAGGCGCTGCTGGAAGCGGCACTGAGCccgctctgctcctgctgccgcCTGAGCGGCTGGGCGGGAGGCACCGCACCGGGCAGCGTGCGCGGATGGACGCGGCGTGTGGGGCTGCGGGCGCGCAGCGGGTGGCTGCGGGCGgcccgggggctgcgggcgggcggcgaGCTGGCGCTGCGGCTGCTGTGGATGCTGTgcgcgctgctgctgctgctcctcgtgctgctgctgggcttgcTGCGGCTCTGCTGGCGCGCGCTGGCCGCCGGTGTGACCGTGCTGGGCAGGACCCGGCTGGCGGAGCTGCTTGACGCCGCCGTCCTCCGCCGGACGCGGGGGCTCCTCGGGGAGGATGGGACTTGGCAGCGCCTCCGGGCCTGGTGGCGGAGGTGGCGAGGTGCCCCCGA contains:
- the GLI1 gene encoding zinc finger protein GLI1 → MFNPVTPPAPGFPEHCCPRPLHGPSAGAPGLQGLDFPVCHQPNLAGSHHGYGLVPGTEHSGGADGSRFSTPRGAGKLGKKRALSISPLSDSSVDLQTVIRTSPNSLVAFINSRCASASGSYGHLSISTISPSLGYQNSPGQQKGQGQLFSHTPPLPPCSSHETLSSRPGLLHHAPARGTLKHCQQLKLERSLSSPLMAKYPEEKSEGDVSSPASTGTQDPLLGMLSVREDLEKEDGKPESETVYETNCYWDGCAKEFDTQEQLVHHINNEHIHGEKKEFVCHWAACSREQRPFKAQYMLVVHMRRHTGEKPHKCTFEGCNKAYSRLENLKTHLRSHTGEKPYVCEHEGCNKAFSNASDRAKHQNRTHSNEKPYICKIPGCTKRYTDPSSLRKHVKTVHGPDAHVTKKHRGSVVPGHALPAAGAPPDMKQEKNTNGPSEIRKDDSKLLVPDLASKPQPSPGGQSSCSSDRSPLGSTTNNDSGVEMTGNTGGSYEDLSTLEDVVPGEPMGTSGLMALQKLENLRIDKLKQMRKPSAPKGLSLPAIPGAGLPGDVPGMCVPPPAATQRRVTELSAAELAVPPSERRSSATSTVSSAYTVSRRSSVASPYLVGPSLGSETGTVPGATGRADGYDCISPDELPRSSNAGHCGALPGVGSLTPAQRYRLKAKYAAATGGPPPTPLPSVEPLSMGGHGSLPGDYLEPAVPSFFANGLLRRHSSNDHHVGSLHPHLVPGNGVRRASDPARTAANPHAVPKVQRFKSMGNMNAPGASRAALQPLGASDANLQRRVFSPHPPSISENVFLESVNVEGPGPGAESGLLEMDPFLNYPEESFPCQGAGVQLQCEGLYGSAQRTPGGGMQLNPGGHGEMEEGLLQPEFSLPQCQMNQHFPSLRAGSGTVLPPWEEPPQSNHLEMSSGQPSVGAMAETHGHRHPALYSPPSHCVQHPKLMGACQDGGFSEGHRLNRLQIKSEQRYSAPAPALAPCQNAKPTQPPAFGQAVSGYQAEEQAPSGYVGVLSPRGRRAHTPTSQAKEVMVRSYVQAQQALMWGEPPKGGDAGMGLGTEPGQYQGPHAPPYLGPKYSGYQPKANHLQGLVETPHLLSPPCFNPEMVPHPPSGAKPPGHQNSMGYGGNLAEPNPSYEAAGASPQRGLRLPPVHPAPEVPGDALLCYPGQVGKGSHKMQGAASCGGPGHCSGSLGGIKASSCFYPDSGQQAFNSLDSLDLENTHLDFAAIVEDAESPALLPGPPSPAGGLLLPAPGGANMAVGDMSSMLSTLAGESHFLNSLS